The DNA segment GGCAGTCCGTATGAGGACCGCCGTTTCGGCAAGGAAGCCGTGGATTCCCGGAAAATCGCCGGTGAAAAGTCGGACGATGGTTTCGTCTATGTCGGCGGCTTCACCGTGCGGATGAACCCGGACGCCACCCACGCGGAGATCATCGGCTACAACTACCGGAACTCCTACGAGCAGACGATCAACACGCTGGGTGACCTTTATCAGAACGACAATGACGACCCGCCAGCCTGCCGTGTGACCCACATCCTGGAGCGGGGCAACGCGGGATTCGCCTCCCGTGATGGCAAGCGCAGTTGGAAGGCAGACCAGCGTCCCGGTCAGGACACCCCCACCGCCGAATGGCGCCAGTGGGACCCGGACACCATGCCCGCCGGGGATGTCTATGGCGGTGGCTCTCCCACGGGCATCGCGTTCTATGAGAATGGTGCGATGGGAGATGCGTTCAACGGCACCCTGCTTTCGTGCGAGCCGGGCAAGAACGTGGTGTTTTCCTACCGCCCGGAGATCAAGGGCGCGGGCCGCACCCTTGACCGGAAGGATTTCCTCACCACGAACACCTCCGGTGTGTTCGCCGGTTCCGACTTCGTCGGCGGCAACATCAAGGATCTGGAGAAAAAGAAGAAAGAGGACATCCAGCATCTCCTCTTCCGGCCATCGGACATCACCGTCGGCCCTGATGGCGCGCTCTATGTCTCCGACTGGACAGACCCGCGCGTCGGTGGTCACGGCACCCAGGATGATGGGGCTGGTGGCATCATCTACCGCCTCGCGCCGAAGGGCTTCAAATCCGTGGTGCCGAAGATCGATCCAAACACCGTCGAAGGTGCCATCACCGCGTTGAAATCCCCGGCGGTGAACACCCGCTGGCTCGGATTCCAGAAGCTGAAGTCGGAAGGTGCCAAGGCATACGACGCCGTGGCCGCGGTGCTGGAGGACAAGAATCCCTACGTTGCCAACCGCGCGATCTGGCTGCTGCCTCATCTCGGGGAGAAAGGTCTGGCGAAGCTCGACACCTTCATCAGTTCAAAGGATGAGGCCCAGCGCTTGATCGCCTTCCGTGCCGTACGCCGGACCGACGGCAAGGTGGATGCCCTGCCGTATGCGAAGAAACTGGCGAAGGATCCATCGTCCGCCATCCGTGCGGAAGCCGCGCAGGAAATGCGCTACCGCAGCTTTGAAGAGTCGAAGGAAGTGCTGGTGGAAGTGGCGAAGGGCTACGACGGCGCTGACCGTGCGTATCTGTTCTCCATCGGAGCCGGTGCGGGCCAGAATACCGCCCAGCTCTGGAGTGCGCTGTCCGATGCGCTCAAGCCCGGCGAGCCTTCCAAGTGGTCCGATACTTTCGCCCGCCTGACCTGGCGTCTGATGCCGGAAGCCGCGGTCCCCGCGCTGAAGGCCCGTGCGCTCGACGCCGGCCTCAGTGAGGAGCAGCGCAAGCTGGCCGTTGACACCATCGCTTTCATCAAGTCCGCCCCGTCCGTGGCGGCGATGCTCGACCTCGCCGGGAACGATTCCCCGGTGAAGGACCAGGCGAAATGGTGGCTCACCAACCGTGGCGAAGGCGAGTGGGCGTCGATGGGCGTCAAAGAGGAAATGCAGAAGCGTGGCCTGGTCGAGAAACCGGTGGAGATCGTCGAGGTCACGGTTCCCGCCAAGCCGGCTTCCACCAAGTTCACGGCGGCGGACGTCCTCGCACTCAAGGGGGATGCCGCCAAGGGCAAGGTGACCGCCGCGCGTTGTGTCATGTGCCACAAGGTTGACGGCCAGGGTGTGGAGCATGGCCCGGACCTCAAGGGCTTTGGTTCCCGCCAGCCTGCCGACGTCGTGGCCCGCGCGATCGTGGATCCGTCCGCGGAAATCGCGCTCGGCTTTGAAGGCGTCGCCATCCGCACCAAGGGCAACAAGTGGATCGATGGCCTGATCGTCGCTGACGGAAATCCAGTTACCATCCGCTCCACCGGCGGCATCGTCCAGAAGGTGGCGAAGAAAGACATCGCGGAGCGCAAGCAGATGGACCGTTCCCTGATGCTCAATGCGGATCAACTCGGTCTGACCGCCCAGGATGTGGCGGACATCGTCGAGTGGATGAAGACCTACAAGTAAGAGGCCGCCCCATGGAACGAAGAAGGCGGGCAGTGATGCCCGCCTTTTTTCGCGCCATCTCCGGAGGGATTCCTCCGGAAGGAAGCCTGTTACCTCGGGATCACCAGGACCTTGCCCGGCTGGATCAGGGAACCCTTGATGCCGTTCGCGCGCTGCAGGGCGGAAACCGAGGTCTTGTTGCGTGCGGCGATGGCGGAAAGGGTATCTCCCTTTTTGATGGTGTAGCGGGCGGTGGCGGGCTTTTTCGCCACCGTCTTCTTTGCCGTGGCCTTCGGCTTCGTGGAAGCTGTGGAGGCGGATGTCCTGCGGGTGGTGGTGGTGGTGCGGGAGGCGGTCTTCACCTGGGTGGGCCTCGAGATCACCGGGGTGGAGGAAATCCGGCCGGGTTGAGGGGTGTTCTCGGCAGTCGGGATCGGCACGGAATCCGACGGCGGTTCATCATTCATGACCAGGGCGTCACCTGTCTGTGAGCCTCCGCGCTTCCATTTGGAGGGATTGTCGGCCCATTCCTCGATGTAGTTGCCACGGCTGTCGAACGGTCCGGTCCCGGAGGGATTGTTGTTGCTGGCCGTGGATCCCGTGGAACCGCAGCTCGCGAG comes from the Luteolibacter sp. SL250 genome and includes:
- a CDS encoding PVC-type heme-binding CxxCH protein gives rise to the protein MKFRHLFPIVAAVPAAHAWTPSTEPPLTQLDAFVCSEKDFEITAWATSPMFHNPANMDIDHLGRIWITEGVNYRHVANRRPEGDRVVMLEDTDGDGKADKSTVFYQDPELTTPLGIAVFDNVVIVSQPPNLLKLTDVDRNGKLELDKGDKREVLLTGFNGYNHDHSLHSLTGGPDGKWYFNQGNMCAQFTDASGKTFRIGSPYEDRRFGKEAVDSRKIAGEKSDDGFVYVGGFTVRMNPDATHAEIIGYNYRNSYEQTINTLGDLYQNDNDDPPACRVTHILERGNAGFASRDGKRSWKADQRPGQDTPTAEWRQWDPDTMPAGDVYGGGSPTGIAFYENGAMGDAFNGTLLSCEPGKNVVFSYRPEIKGAGRTLDRKDFLTTNTSGVFAGSDFVGGNIKDLEKKKKEDIQHLLFRPSDITVGPDGALYVSDWTDPRVGGHGTQDDGAGGIIYRLAPKGFKSVVPKIDPNTVEGAITALKSPAVNTRWLGFQKLKSEGAKAYDAVAAVLEDKNPYVANRAIWLLPHLGEKGLAKLDTFISSKDEAQRLIAFRAVRRTDGKVDALPYAKKLAKDPSSAIRAEAAQEMRYRSFEESKEVLVEVAKGYDGADRAYLFSIGAGAGQNTAQLWSALSDALKPGEPSKWSDTFARLTWRLMPEAAVPALKARALDAGLSEEQRKLAVDTIAFIKSAPSVAAMLDLAGNDSPVKDQAKWWLTNRGEGEWASMGVKEEMQKRGLVEKPVEIVEVTVPAKPASTKFTAADVLALKGDAAKGKVTAARCVMCHKVDGQGVEHGPDLKGFGSRQPADVVARAIVDPSAEIALGFEGVAIRTKGNKWIDGLIVADGNPVTIRSTGGIVQKVAKKDIAERKQMDRSLMLNADQLGLTAQDVADIVEWMKTYK
- a CDS encoding LysM peptidoglycan-binding domain-containing protein; this encodes MKLALQMTAAGCTALLLASCGSTGSTASNNNPSGTGPFDSRGNYIEEWADNPSKWKRGGSQTGDALVMNDEPPSDSVPIPTAENTPQPGRISSTPVISRPTQVKTASRTTTTTRRTSASTASTKPKATAKKTVAKKPATARYTIKKGDTLSAIAARNKTSVSALQRANGIKGSLIQPGKVLVIPR